A region of Chitinophaga horti DNA encodes the following proteins:
- a CDS encoding penicillin-binding protein produces the protein MEVKKDILWRVYLCFIGMALFGVAILGRVFFLQNIEGDYWRRMSDSMHTTFVTLDADRGTIYSEEGRMLSTSIPYFNLYVDFAADGLRAKSGEVFKNNADSLAYCLSRLFGDKSQAEYKSILKEGYNDKDRYFLLKRNVSFNEYQQIRQFPMFRLGKNKGGLIAENRQRRLNPFKLLANRTIGLARENAQNVGLERTYDDHLSGVTGKRLMRRIAGGTYAPVEGYDIEPENGKDIVTTLDVNMQDIVETALMRMVTENEAQYGTCILMEVKTGKVKAIANLGRQPDGSYYEDMNYALQATEPGSTFKLATMIAVLEDKHVTLNNTVDIHEGAWQVGRRTVWDSEPHRGINHITIKKAFEISSNVGMAKLAWQYYREQPNKFVDHLKRLRMDKTTGIDLMGEGKPVIKTTASKSWSATTLPWMAFGYEVQVSPMQTCMLYNAVANNGKMMKPYLVNAIMEYGKPIKEFKPEVLIDSICSTETLTQLHTILEGVVTGGTAKALATPYYPFAGKTGTALVANGNRGYSDHIYQSSFAGYFPADDPQYTCVVIIKNKPFAAKFYGGSVAGPVFREIADKLYALAVEKQGTMLAGGKKLDSVMVMKNGKGSEWRSIVSTLGLPFQGNLTSSNWVNADIAANKIDFRPVSQPRGFVPNVKGMGLKNALYLLENAGLRVVVKGAGKVTTQSINSGTAINRAQTIVIELS, from the coding sequence GTGGAAGTTAAAAAAGACATACTCTGGCGCGTATATCTGTGCTTTATCGGCATGGCGCTCTTCGGTGTGGCCATACTTGGCAGGGTGTTCTTTCTCCAGAATATTGAAGGCGACTACTGGCGCAGAATGAGCGACAGCATGCACACCACCTTCGTTACCCTCGATGCAGACCGCGGCACCATCTACTCAGAAGAAGGCCGCATGCTCTCCACTTCTATCCCCTACTTTAATTTATATGTGGACTTTGCCGCCGACGGACTTCGCGCCAAAAGCGGTGAGGTGTTTAAGAATAATGCCGACTCACTCGCCTACTGCCTTTCCCGTCTGTTTGGCGATAAGAGCCAGGCCGAGTACAAAAGCATTCTTAAAGAAGGTTATAACGATAAAGACCGTTACTTCCTCCTGAAGAGAAACGTATCGTTCAACGAATACCAGCAGATTCGCCAGTTCCCGATGTTCCGCCTGGGTAAAAACAAAGGTGGCCTCATTGCCGAAAACAGGCAGCGCCGCCTTAACCCTTTTAAATTGCTTGCCAACCGTACCATCGGCCTGGCCCGCGAAAACGCACAGAACGTGGGATTGGAAAGAACGTACGACGATCACCTGAGCGGTGTAACCGGCAAACGCCTCATGCGCCGCATCGCCGGCGGCACTTACGCCCCCGTGGAAGGCTATGACATCGAACCGGAAAATGGTAAGGATATCGTTACCACGCTTGACGTGAACATGCAGGACATCGTGGAAACGGCACTCATGCGTATGGTGACGGAAAACGAAGCGCAGTATGGCACCTGCATCCTCATGGAAGTGAAGACCGGTAAAGTAAAGGCGATCGCCAACCTGGGCCGCCAGCCCGATGGCAGCTACTACGAGGATATGAACTATGCACTGCAGGCGACCGAGCCGGGATCTACGTTCAAACTCGCTACAATGATCGCTGTGCTGGAAGACAAACATGTAACACTCAATAACACTGTTGATATTCATGAAGGTGCCTGGCAGGTAGGCCGCCGCACCGTTTGGGACAGCGAACCGCACCGGGGCATCAATCACATCACGATAAAAAAAGCCTTCGAGATCAGCTCCAACGTAGGCATGGCAAAACTGGCCTGGCAATACTACCGCGAGCAGCCAAACAAGTTTGTAGATCACCTCAAACGACTGCGGATGGACAAAACAACCGGCATCGATCTGATGGGAGAAGGAAAACCGGTGATCAAAACGACGGCATCAAAATCATGGAGCGCCACCACTTTACCGTGGATGGCGTTTGGTTATGAAGTACAGGTGAGCCCGATGCAAACCTGTATGCTGTACAATGCAGTCGCTAACAATGGGAAAATGATGAAGCCTTACCTCGTGAATGCTATCATGGAGTACGGCAAACCTATAAAAGAATTTAAGCCCGAAGTACTGATCGATTCGATCTGTTCAACGGAGACTTTAACGCAACTACACACTATCCTAGAAGGCGTGGTAACAGGAGGAACAGCGAAAGCGCTTGCCACGCCTTACTACCCTTTTGCGGGTAAAACCGGTACTGCCCTGGTAGCTAATGGTAATCGCGGTTACAGCGATCACATTTACCAGTCGTCGTTTGCGGGCTACTTCCCGGCCGATGATCCGCAGTATACCTGTGTGGTCATTATCAAGAACAAGCCTTTCGCGGCTAAGTTCTACGGCGGTTCGGTAGCCGGCCCTGTGTTCAGGGAAATAGCCGATAAATTGTACGCACTGGCAGTCGAGAAACAAGGCACTATGCTGGCCGGCGGTAAAAAACTGGACTCTGTGATGGTGATGAAAAATGGTAAAGGCAGCGAATGGCGCAGCATTGTTAGCACGCTCGGCCTTCCTTTCCAGGGTAATTTAACCAGCAGCAACTGGGTAAATGCCGACATCGCCGCCAACAAAATAGATTTTCGCCCGGTGTCGCAGCCGCGCGGTTTTGTGCCAAATGTAAAAGGCATGGGATTAAAAAATGCGCTGTACCTGCTGGAAAATGCGGGACTGCGTGTGGTAGTAAAAGGAGCCGGAAAGGTAACGACGCAGTCTATCAACAGCGGCACCGCCATTAACAGGGCACAAACGATCGTAATTGAATTAAGCTAA
- the rsmH gene encoding 16S rRNA (cytosine(1402)-N(4))-methyltransferase RsmH, which produces METSGYHLPVLLHEVIDLLNIRPDGTYVDATFGGGGHSRAILEKLGPDGRLIVFDQDEDAYANRIEDDRVTFVQQNFRHLQRFLRLHKAEPDGILADLGVSSHQFDTGARGFSTRFDGPLDMRMDNRTEKTAAAILKTYPEKQLQLIFQEYGEVTNARTLAQTIVSLRKSNPMRTINEFKSMIQPIVKGNPAKYLAQVFQALRIEVNDEMGALKDLLEQSAAVLKPGALLSIITFHSLEDRLVKNFMKNGSFEVQDDQNFLAETPPKVFKMVTKKPVTATDAELKNNTRSRSAKLRVAQKL; this is translated from the coding sequence ATGGAAACATCCGGATATCATTTACCCGTACTTCTGCACGAAGTAATTGACCTGCTGAATATCCGTCCGGACGGCACCTACGTCGACGCCACTTTCGGCGGCGGCGGCCACTCCCGGGCAATACTCGAAAAACTGGGCCCCGACGGACGGCTGATCGTATTTGACCAGGACGAAGACGCGTACGCCAATCGCATAGAAGACGACCGCGTCACCTTCGTACAACAAAACTTCCGGCACCTGCAGCGGTTCCTCCGCCTGCATAAAGCCGAGCCAGACGGCATCCTGGCGGACCTGGGCGTTTCGTCCCACCAGTTCGACACCGGCGCCCGCGGCTTTAGTACCAGGTTCGACGGTCCGCTCGACATGCGTATGGACAACCGCACCGAAAAAACGGCAGCGGCCATCCTCAAAACATATCCCGAAAAACAGCTTCAGCTCATTTTCCAGGAATACGGAGAGGTAACCAACGCCCGCACACTGGCCCAAACCATCGTCAGCCTGCGGAAATCCAACCCGATGCGCACGATCAACGAGTTCAAATCCATGATCCAGCCCATCGTAAAAGGAAATCCCGCAAAATACCTGGCCCAGGTTTTCCAGGCGCTGCGTATCGAGGTGAACGATGAAATGGGCGCACTGAAAGATTTGCTGGAACAGTCAGCAGCCGTACTTAAACCCGGCGCACTGCTGTCCATCATCACCTTCCATTCGCTGGAAGACAGGCTGGTAAAGAACTTTATGAAAAACGGTTCCTTCGAAGTGCAGGACGACCAAAACTTCCTGGCCGAAACGCCCCCGAAAGTATTTAAAATGGTCACTAAAAAACCTGTCACTGCCACGGACGCCGAATTGAAAAACAATACACGATCGAGAAGCGCCAAGTTGCGGGTAGCGCAAAAGTTGTAG
- the mraZ gene encoding division/cell wall cluster transcriptional repressor MraZ: MTGFLGEYEATLDAKGRFLLPAGFKKQIAESAGNQFVLNRGFEKCLTLYPMNEWQPIFEKISKLNDFDPKAREFRRYFLNGATILELDSAGRLLIPKNLTMYAGLDKDIVLTAATNKIEIWDKNKYQEFFENFSPAAFSDLAQQVMAGGGTNLGDLI; this comes from the coding sequence TTGACTGGTTTTCTCGGTGAATATGAAGCTACGCTCGATGCAAAGGGGCGCTTCCTGTTACCTGCTGGATTTAAAAAGCAGATAGCGGAGAGCGCCGGCAATCAGTTTGTGCTCAACCGGGGATTCGAAAAGTGTTTAACACTTTACCCGATGAACGAATGGCAGCCCATTTTCGAAAAGATCAGCAAACTCAACGATTTCGATCCTAAAGCTAGGGAATTTAGACGCTATTTTCTGAACGGCGCCACAATTCTCGAACTGGATAGCGCGGGCAGACTGCTGATCCCAAAAAACTTAACAATGTACGCCGGACTCGATAAAGATATCGTACTCACGGCGGCCACTAATAAAATTGAGATCTGGGACAAAAACAAGTACCAGGAGTTCTTTGAAAATTTCTCACCAGCGGCCTTTAGCGACCTGGCTCAACAGGTTATGGCCGGCGGCGGGACCAACCTCGGGGATTTAATTTAG